In the Nitrospiria bacterium genome, one interval contains:
- a CDS encoding cyclic nucleotide-binding domain-containing protein — translation MIQVADLKTVPFFQELSEDELKKLTEVMEEKSFKKGEIIFNEGEEGKALYLLVEGEVEVVKTMKGWYQETLAVFKKGRLFGELSFLSGRNHSALARATQDVKVFVLTKNQYDRLEKNDPVITQKIMKVIALTLSTALQKMNERFLHMVNYILGEESGA, via the coding sequence ATGATCCAGGTCGCGGACCTGAAGACGGTCCCGTTTTTCCAGGAACTGTCCGAGGACGAATTAAAAAAATTAACGGAGGTCATGGAAGAGAAGTCGTTTAAAAAGGGGGAGATCATCTTCAATGAAGGGGAGGAAGGAAAGGCTTTATATCTGCTGGTCGAGGGTGAGGTGGAAGTGGTCAAGACCATGAAAGGTTGGTATCAGGAAACCCTGGCGGTCTTCAAGAAGGGGCGTCTCTTCGGGGAGCTGTCTTTTCTGTCCGGACGAAACCATTCGGCCCTGGCGCGGGCGACGCAGGACGTAAAGGTCTTTGTCCTGACGAAGAATCAATACGACCGTCTGGAGAAAAACGATCCCGTGATCACACAAAAGATCATGAAAGTGATCGCGCTCACGCTGAGCACGGCCCTTCAAAAAATGAACGAACGGTTTCTTCACATGGTGAACTATATCCTGGGCGAGGAAAGCGGCGCATGA
- a CDS encoding trypsin-like peptidase domain-containing protein, producing MERGGPRARVIAWRLLLAGVLVVNAFSAVRTSAAAERSPAGGCTESIPDIFDRVSPSVVFIATTAVNPYQPFDRVSHSVGSGVIIDPAGLILTNFHVVSDRQVITVTLDDGTSLAAQLVGGDPIFDLALLRIPPPSSGKLPAATLGDSDRVRVGEEVLAIGNPLGLDQTLTRGIVSAVNRILPETPFSLMEPMIQTDTPINPGNSGGPLLNRCGEVIGITTAMMEEAQNIGFAVPINLAKTVQPSLMTQGRVIRPWLGFHGQLVDESLQELIRIPLVAGLLVEVIEPGSPAEKAGLRGGQVEVVINGRSFLLGGDIITGMNGVRMVSPEALLDGMRALKVGMKVRLSVYRDGQSRDVEYILPERPVLPGDLGGERTLAPVSGRSDERVVPGGSSPNTR from the coding sequence ATGGAGCGCGGCGGTCCGCGTGCCAGGGTTATCGCGTGGAGGTTGCTTCTGGCCGGCGTTCTCGTTGTCAATGCCTTTAGCGCCGTTCGAACGAGCGCGGCCGCGGAGCGGTCTCCGGCGGGCGGCTGCACGGAATCCATTCCGGATATTTTTGATCGGGTGTCGCCGTCCGTTGTTTTTATCGCCACGACGGCCGTCAATCCCTACCAACCGTTCGACCGCGTGAGCCACAGCGTGGGATCGGGTGTGATCATCGATCCGGCCGGACTGATTCTGACCAACTTCCACGTGGTATCCGACCGCCAGGTGATCACGGTGACCCTGGACGACGGCACGAGCCTTGCGGCTCAACTTGTGGGGGGAGACCCGATTTTCGACCTGGCCCTCCTGCGCATCCCGCCGCCCTCGTCGGGCAAGCTGCCCGCGGCGACCTTGGGCGACTCCGATCGCGTCCGCGTCGGCGAGGAAGTCCTGGCGATTGGAAACCCCCTGGGGCTCGATCAGACCTTGACACGAGGCATCGTCTCCGCGGTCAACCGAATCCTGCCCGAGACTCCTTTTTCGCTCATGGAGCCGATGATCCAGACCGATACGCCGATTAACCCCGGCAACTCCGGCGGCCCGCTTCTGAACCGATGCGGCGAGGTGATCGGGATCACGACGGCCATGATGGAGGAGGCCCAAAATATCGGGTTTGCGGTCCCGATCAATTTGGCCAAAACGGTACAGCCTTCATTGATGACGCAGGGTCGTGTCATCCGCCCGTGGCTCGGCTTTCATGGACAGCTCGTCGATGAATCCCTCCAAGAGCTTATCCGCATTCCGTTGGTCGCAGGCCTTCTGGTGGAGGTCATCGAGCCGGGGAGTCCGGCGGAGAAGGCGGGGCTCCGGGGTGGACAAGTGGAGGTCGTGATCAACGGACGGTCTTTCCTGCTCGGCGGCGACATCATCACCGGCATGAACGGTGTGCGGATGGTCTCTCCGGAAGCCTTGCTCGACGGTATGCGCGCTTTGAAGGTCGGCATGAAGGTCCGTTTGTCGGTCTACCGGGACGGGCAATCCCGGGACGTGGAATACATCCTTCCGGAACGACCGGTGCTCCCGGGCGATCTCGGCGGCGAGCGTACACTGGCGCCGGTTTCCGGTCGAAGCGATGAACGCGTTGTGCCCGGCGGCTCCTCCCCCAACACGCGGTGA
- a CDS encoding gamma-glutamyl-gamma-aminobutyrate hydrolase family protein (Members of this family of hydrolases with an active site Cys residue belong to MEROPS family C26.): MSEILALQHVRCETLGTIAEVLRQENISIRTVRIFESQPVPHSLETSSGLIVMGGPMGVYEQDRYPFLRQEIRLMEEALRDDKPILGVCLGSQLLASALGAVVAEGPTKEIGWYRVTLTPEGKTDPVWTALDPSFTAYHWHGDVFDLPSGAVSLASSERTPHQAFRHGRSSYGVLFHMEVTEQIIEDMVKTFQDELPASGLNGRRILQQAGKHLPRLNALGRAVFARWAGLLKERAQV; encoded by the coding sequence ATGTCGGAGATCCTGGCGTTACAGCATGTTCGTTGTGAAACGCTCGGGACGATTGCCGAGGTTCTCCGCCAAGAAAATATTTCGATCCGAACGGTCCGCATCTTTGAAAGCCAGCCGGTGCCGCATTCTTTGGAGACATCGTCCGGCCTGATCGTCATGGGCGGGCCGATGGGGGTCTATGAGCAGGACCGCTATCCGTTCTTAAGACAAGAAATCCGGCTGATGGAAGAGGCGCTTCGGGACGACAAGCCGATTCTGGGAGTCTGTCTGGGCAGCCAGCTGTTGGCCTCGGCGTTGGGTGCGGTGGTGGCGGAAGGGCCCACAAAAGAGATCGGATGGTATCGAGTGACGTTGACCCCGGAGGGAAAAACGGATCCGGTCTGGACCGCCCTGGATCCCTCGTTTACAGCGTACCATTGGCACGGCGATGTTTTTGATCTGCCTTCCGGCGCGGTTTCCCTGGCGTCGTCGGAACGGACCCCCCATCAGGCGTTCCGCCACGGCCGCTCGTCCTACGGGGTTCTGTTTCACATGGAAGTGACCGAACAAATCATCGAGGACATGGTGAAGACGTTTCAGGACGAGCTTCCGGCATCGGGTCTGAACGGTCGCCGGATCCTTCAGCAGGCCGGAAAGCATCTGCCGAGGCTTAACGCCCTTGGACGGGCGGTGTTTGCACGGTGGGCGGGTTTGCTGAAAGAGCGGGCGCAAGTATGA